caccaaaaaaaggaaaaagtgaCTCACCCCCATTTCTTGATTGGTTGAGATCTTGGGATGAGATAACAAATCCGAAACCTTCACCAGGCCGCCTAATCAGCTCCACCTCTACCTTCTTCCCCTCCTTGCTGTCCTTGGCGATGGTGCCTCTGATTGGCCCTCCCGCATTCTCCTCCATCCCTTGTAGGTCACGTGGCTCTAAGGTCAAGGTCACAGGAACGGAGTCCAGGAAGCTGGTGCTCTGGATGAGGCCTGAGGTGGGGGGCCCATTGGGTGTCTGGCTGGGCGGGGTTCCTGGAAAACAAGGGAACACTCTTCAAAGTCAAGCAAATTAATTGGTGAAATCCTTGAATGGTCTTGTCCTTCCTTACTCGGGGTCTTTGAGCCAGAGCCATGTGGGCTATTACCTGCTGCCTGAAGGTGCCCCTCCAGAGGGGGCTCCATCGCCAACCCGGCCTGGCTGAGTGGCGGCACACCCCCCAGCAAGGCACGCGAGGACGGGGAAGGCAAATCAGTGGAAGTCGAGGGATGGGACGGGGGGCTTGTCAGACCGTGCGGAGAGGGGAGGGGCTTGTACAAATTAGGCGTGACCACAGATGCAGAGACGGAAGCTGAGGGCAGAAGATAAAAAATTCAATTATGTGTTAGTCATCAGTAATTGCGGTGAGCAGGGTACCTCGTCTGTGCACCAGCAGAACCACGTTCCCCTGTTTTGAGTGATCCTGCAGAATCTTCTGGACCTGAGGAATGGAACATTTTACCATGAGTGACCTTGCCCTCTTTGGACTGCCATGGGTGATAGTTGCATGTGATCGATGAATTGATGTCAATAGGGCGTCACTATACAGTACTGCGAAGGTCATCAATGCGGTGGTCGCAGACACCAGGTCAAGGACCACATGAGTAGCAAAATAGTGATGGAACATTGTGATTTTCTAGGGATGTAGGGATGAcaagtgatcatttgaaaatgtaagcACTGGCAGAGGGTgacagaatttctttttttctccaacaATGGACACAAACGATGGGGTCTCCAAGTAATGGGTTCTTGTGAGCAGCCTGTTTTATGGGACCCTGTTGCATCACTCCTGATTCAAATGCTTATAATCAAGCGTTGCACAGACCTGGTAACAATCCCGATCACTTGAATAAGGTGTGATACAACGGGATAAGAAACCGGCTGCACTTGGGAACCCCTGCTGTAAGGGTTCTGACCTGAGAGAAGTTGAGGTTCTGTACATCAGCACCGTTGATCTTGACCACAATGTCCCCTGACTGCAGGGAGGGGCATTGCCTGCGGTCCCAGACCCTTCTCACAACGGCCAGCTGACCTCCTGGCCCTCCCGCCGTTATGCTGAAACCCAGACCGGCGCCCTCACAGCGCTCCAAGGCCACTGGCACCAGCTCGCCGGGGGGGAAGTACCCCGTACCTGGCAGAGGTAGCACCAGGCCCGTGTTTCCAAGGAGGTGCTGAGGGGGCACTTGGTGATTGGCCGGGCACCCGTTGAAGCCACAGGTTGAGATCTCCCGGGGCGGCGTGGGGGGTAGGCAGGTCTGCGGCATCGGGGGACGCTGCACAGGGGCGCCGGGCGGTGAAGACTCGCACAATTTGGATGAGGACGCGATGGGGATGGTGGATGTGGACAGGTCGCTTTCTGATGACTTGGAGCTTTGACGGTGGAGGAGGGAAGATGTGGACGAGCGTGTGGGGAGGGTGTTGCTGCTGTAGCCAATCACAGAAGACCTGTGCAGATGGAAGGGGTGGGTTAACAGCAGACAGTGGACAGTGTCTAAACTATGACCCCATTGTGCCCCATTGTCTATTATTTGCAGTTTTCATACTTATTGAGACACTTTTATTTGGTGTTGTGCCGTGAGATTGTACAAATTACAGATATATTATAGCTGCCTTGGCTCATTGGTAAAACAACCTCAACGGCTAACAGTGCCAACACATTAGCTCACCTTTGAGTGCCCCCATCGGAGTCACTGTGATTGGTTGACATTCTCTCAGAGGGAGGTGGGGGGTGGGCCACGAGGGGTTCAGAGGAAGTGGGAGTTGGCGGACCCGCCAGTCCATTGGTCAATGGCTCGACGGAATAGGAGGGTGAGGCTTGGCAAAGTCCTGGAAAGACATCAAAACATTGAAGGAGAGTAaaagatcattatcatcaaagGATAGCACTGAACGTCTCTCAAAGATATTTAAGTTCAGGACGAAGAAGTGTGTGAGGCTCTGCTGACCTGACCCGCTGCCGGTGACATCCTGCATGTGGCTGTATGTGAGCGGTCCACGCTGGCGGTTGTCCGGGGGAGTCTGCGGCTGATGGGATGATTTTACTTACACATAACACGGCGGTAACAGGCGTGACCACGATTAACACGCAAGGATAACGGCGGAATGTGAAGTGTGATAGGGACGTAGCAAGTGACGATAACGTATTACCTCACAATTTTATCTTGGTAATTTGACACTTGCTTGAAACATGAAGACTTGAGATTGACTTATGAGTGTGACAAAGATGGAACGTGCTGATAATCATAACGAGGAAACAACGGTCAGCGGCGAGAGTACCGTGTCCAATGTGTGTTTGGGACAGCCGTCAGGGTTGTAGAGCATGGGGTATCCTCGCCTCAGAACCACGTCCACGCTCTGACCCATGGGAACCGACTTGAGCATCTCCACCACCTCTTTGTGTGAACGGCCTAGCACACAGGCGTCGTTGATGTACACCAGGATGTCAGCTGTGGAATGAACATGTGCATAAAAAAGTTCAATTAATGTCAACCAAAAGCTAAACTTTGATGGTTTGAGTGTGTTGTACAAGTGtgtatttatgtgtgtgtgtggattagCGGGTCATGAGAATTAAACATAATCCTCTATTTAAATCCGTCGCTTTAGAACAAGCAAAATCGCTTGTCACATGATAGTGAGGATGATCGACACTTCCGTCATGAAGTGGGTGTGGCCTGGAAATACCTTGATGGAGGGTTGGCGGACCTCCGGGTGTGATGCTGTACACCTGCAGAAACTCCCGCGCTCGACTACCTCCGACGATGTTGAAGCCGAATCCTCGCGGGCCCTTGGAGAGACGCGTGTGCACCGAAAAGCCTTGCAGCTGACTCGGCTGATCCGTGAACTCTGGAACTGAGAGCATGCACGAGCGCCATCAAGCGGGAAAGCAAAGGTGATAGGTCACATGCATTATGACAAAACAATGAAACAAGTGTGATAATAAAGTCACACATCGCAGCGTACAGGTCGGAAAACACCACCCTCACTCAAAACGAAAAAATTCAGCCTGAAATGGTTTGTATCATATACAAGATATGACACACACTCTAAGAGAACTGGAAGAGATGTGTGACACAGTTACAGACTGGGAATCGCAGCACTGACATTTAATCATCGATTAGTTTTAGTTAAGGATTATGTTCAAGATGTTGTGAGATTATGTTTCTATACTGTGCCTAATGATCACAACATCTGAGTTGTGTTATTTCTATCCCCGACCCAACCGTGAATTCTCCTGTAAGtgcaaaaaaaatggcagcatGACACATAACGACGTACCGCAACTACTTTACAACTCGGGTGAAACAACAAATTAACTgtgttaaaggggaagtcaactccAAAATGTCCTTTGTAATAATacgttctgtgcagcccaattTGAAACAAAATGTTCTGAATAATGTTTTCGTTGTAGAATATGAATTGAACTGtcaaaatccacttgttttgaTCCCTTTCGGGGCGGCCATTTTAGTAGCAGGTTTTGAATCCAACCAACCGAAACTCATTTGGTGACGTGAACACAATCAGGAAATTTGGGTGCCTATCCTGACTCTAattttaatatatatgtatatttcacTTGAGTATACGTCGCAGGACCAGTATAATCAAGTGCAATTAATTTCTCCAAAAAACATCACATGACTAGGACCTGACCAAGACTCACGTTCTGATGAACAGGAAGTGGTGTCTTTGATTTGAGCGCGAAGATCCTGTCTGCTTTTTGACAAGTGACTGATAGACATGGTCATCATTAATATTCTTATCTTCATTTTTGTCTTCTCAGTGCATGATGGGATTGTGATGTCACTCACTTGGTGTAGAAGGTGTCAGCGACGCTGCCGTACGTCATCTCCCACGTGTCGGCCATTGGAACTCTTCCCCTTCCTGCTCTTCCTCCATTCGCCATTCTTTCTCCATTCCCTGCCAGAGACTCACCCCAGGATTGGCTGGCAGGCAGCTTTGTGGGCGGGGCTCCAGCGGACCCTCCTTGAAGAAAGAAGGTAGATTGAAACACTCGCCGCCATATTATTGACAATCATCCTAAAAGCGCAAGGAGACTCTACGGAGGTGCTATGATCGAACTGATTCAaaacccaggctaaacttagcTACTACTCGACATACagagtttgtttctcagtcaAGATGTATCACTTCAATAATACTTTCTTGACACCAGTTAATACTTTCCTGTTGGCGGAGATTGGGCGTCATCCTTAGCATTACAGAAAGAGcacaaaaaaatgtgaataGGTTCGATTTCGAGTACTGTACAATTGTGACCCTATCAAGACTCACACAAACTAATAAACTAATCGGAGTAAGCAACGCATACACAGActagcacgcacacacataccagACAGACCGCTGTCCTCCTCGCTGTTGTCTTCTTCTACAGTTTTTTCCAAGTTGCTGAGAGATTTGCTCCTGGTCCTGAAGTTCCTCAGCAGGTTTCGATGTTCCTGGTATGTAATAGGTGGACTGTCTGGACTTATATGGACTGGCCGTGGCGTCCCGTAATAGTTGCCTGTTATCAGATGGCAAGTTAGTCCGTTTGGATCAGAAATGTCAAATGGTCAGAAGAGAATCACATTATAGGTGATTGATTTGAACATTTAAGAACTCCTTATGCATGTGCAAAACATCATGGTGGTCTTTATGTAACATGGAGGCAAAGGTGGCACTGGAGTTTAGATTTTGGAGATGTGTGGTAATGAAGGGATATTATGGTATCACCCCACGAAATGAACTGAGCTACTGCTATTCTAGGCTTAgtttggttgtcatggtaatctTGTCGCGATGTATTTTGTTATTCGCCTTTTGGTatttagtttttaaaaaaaaaaatgatcactgCCATTATTGAAAACAGTTAGCTTACTTTAGTACAAACATGGCAGTATTATTTGTCAGCCCCAACGCTATTTATAAGACACACAATGTTACCTTTGAACTTTCCACTTTCAAGCAGTGCTCCCGACTCCTCCAGAGAAAAAAACTCCTCGATGGACACAAAGTTGTAGTCCACGCCGCTGATCTCCCCATCACGAGGCTGCCGGGTTGTACCTGCCAAATGGAAATGTGATGTCATCAAATTGCAACATCATCTGTGAGTGAataatgtgtatgtgtgcacaTACAGGGTACAGCGCGCAGATAAAGGTTCTCCCGGATGAGCTGCTGCAGTTGACTGTCCATGGAGGTTGGTGTGAAACATTTACTAAGGTACAGACGGAGGTCTTTACACAGAGACGCGCCTGTGATACAGAGGTAAAAACACATATCACAGTTAAAGTCTTAGTTTTAGCGTTTTAGATCCATGTTTCCATCATATACGTGTCCTTAAATCTTTTAAATCTATCAGGCTATCTCTCTTGCAAGTGCGCTAGCAAGCTAGGTAGCTTTTTTGTCAGAAatgtgctttgctgccatctgtgATCTTGTTGGTCTGTCAGTCAATCTGTCCATCCGTCCCtacatccatccctccatccatccttctatccatccatccatccatccatccatccatccatccatccatccatccatccatccatccatccatccatccatccatccatccaacaacccaaatccatccatccatccatccatccatccatccatccatccatccatccatccatccatccatccatccatccatccatccatccaaccgaGTCAGGTGTTGCCTTTAGGGACAGTTTCAAATCATACAGTAGTGGTCCCCAAATGGGATCTGGTTGTCATGCAGCACAATCAGCATTCGTCCAGGTCACCTGGTGAAACAGTCTTGATCCTGATCGGGTGAGGACAGGAGTTGAGGACACCTCGGACATCGCCCAACGTCATGCCTAGCACAGGCGTGCCACCAATCTCTAAAATGATGTCACCCACGGTGGCCCCGCCACCGGGCGCCACCGTCACAAATGGAAATTCGCCATAGTCTGCGCCGCCCCCAATGGCCAGCCCCAGCTCTCCGGAGCTTCCGCCCAGGGGCACGAAGCCCTCCTGCACCTGCACAAAGGGGACGAATGGCGGTTAGTTGATGGATGGCCTTAATAAAGACAACTGTTTAGCGTCAGTATGTTAGCTTGTTGTGGAGTTTACCTTGGAGCGCCAGTGCAGTTTCTTCACCGTGTTTTTAGACATGGCGGCCGAGCTGAAAACAGGAAGTCAGTAAACATATATGTCATGTAATACCATTGAAGTCTTTTCTGCtactcttttctttttggctTGTCATTTTGCAACTTTCATTTCTATTTCTCTAACACTAGCTGCCCTCATGTCTTGCCTCACAAATTGTATCAATCTTTTCTTACGTCTTGCTTTCCCGGCAATTCCATCCTCATCACCCCTCAACCAATACTCACGCTTTACCCTCTGGATGTGtccaaccccccaaaaaatcagtCTGCCCTCACCACTGTCTTATAAACTTTCCCCTCTATCCGAACAGTGATGCTAAAATATTTACCTTTATAAATAAGTCAGGTTTTGCCTTTAAACCTTCTATCAGAAACTTCTCAAGGTTTAGAAACTTTTTTTGGGACTACAGGCTTCTCAAAGGATTAGTATCTCATTAGAGAGAATCCAGTcagttttcaaaagaaaatatttttcagccTTGTCTAATAAATATCCGGGTTGGTCCAAGGTGACCCGAGGCTGGGTACCAGTCTGACAACCGGTCTCTATCTTGACTTGGGACTAGAATCCTTTTCTTGGACTAGAGCCCTCTCTCTTTGGTTAAGTGTTCACCTGATTAATATCATACCTAAAGATTAAAGGTGACATGTTTTTGGTTATGTCTTTATCAAATATCTTAAATATATACATTAACTTTGTGCACTTTGTAGGTTGTTGCTTGGGCTTCAGTCCATTTGCTTGAATTAGTTTCGATTAGTTTGTCTATGGTGTGGACACTCAATCTTGCCTTTCATGcatgctaacacacacacacacacattgactgGACTCTTTCAGTCACGCATTTGCTAAGCCGCTAACTCAGCACCCATCCACAGACAAATAACACAAACGCATCCGAGGAGAAGTATCGTTTCCCGTGTGTGTTACCTGTTCAACGTTGCGTTGTACTCAGTTCTTTGTGTCGTCACTTCGtgtttgtttatgtgtgttaacgtgtgtgtgtgtctttacaACTGTGGTCGTCACTCGCTCCTCCCTCTTTGATAGGGGTGGTCAAAGGTCGTATTTCAGTGTTTAAGGTGTAATGAAaggaatgcgtgtgtgtgcgtgtgttgtatACAGCAAACATTACGTGCTATATTTTTATGATTCTAATTGCTATCAAGAACCATTAAAAACCATACTGTTGAATCGACCGGCctaacctacctacctacctacctacacacacacacagtgttccCCCCACAACTGAACAATGATTGTTCCAAATGTCCTTAAATGTTTTGTGAAATGTCTTGTCTACGCTAGTTAAACTAACCTGTTATCCACCACAGTGGCTAGTTAGGAAGAAGGCTGGCCAACAGCATAAGGCTATTTTTCCACTACGCGTTAATGGTTTACTCATTTCTATGATGTCATTTTCCACAGAATGACGTCACCTTAGCGCCTGAACCGTTAGGAGGAAGATGACTGGGTCATGTCTGTTTTTTTAGGCATCAACCGTCCAatattcaacaacaacaacaataataatgtaAGTGACACGCTGCGTCACAAGTCATCAAGCGCTCACAAAAGAAGcatgcgcgcacgcacacagcgAATAGTGGTGGCTGCCGTTGACAGACGCGCACACTCACAACCTGCAATAGTGAGCCCGCCCCCTTTGCGCGTGCCCGCCTTGCCTAACAATGTGCTGACAGCGTCATTTTGACCTGCAACTCGCTTGCGCGCTCACGTGCACGACCCCATACACATAACGGGTTGTTTTACATGGGTCAAATCGTTCTcacgcacacgcaaacacagaGAACCGTGCGCGTTTACCGTCATGCTCGTCCAGCGTGTGGCCGCGTGGCGCTGTAGATTTCCCGGCTTGAAGCCGCTTGATGTCTTGCAAAAGGGTGCTGCAAGGTGCATACGCGCGTGCGTGCCttttggggaagggggggctggCTTAGGAAGGCGCGCGCCCGACGGTCACTGCAGGTGAGGATGCAAAGCAGCGAGTGAAACGCtcgagtgtgcgtgtgtttgccacaccatctctctctctctctctctctctctctctctctctctctctctctctctctctctctctctctctctctctctctctctctctctctctctctctctctctctctctctctctctccctctctccccccccccccccgtgggcGTGCACAGACAGAAAGCGTGCAGGAGCGTGGAGGGTTGGGAGGGGGTGTGGCAGCAGGAAACTAAGAAAGCATGAAGGGAAAGTAggaagtgtgtgcgcgtgtgtgttcccCACTAGTAAAGCTCTCACGCCCGCTAATGTAATGGTCACCGATCCGTCCATCGTcagcccacccgccccccccaagTCAGTCAGATGCGAAACTTcatttgattaaaatggtggAGTATCTGAAAGAAATTATTTGGTTGTTTTATTCGCAACGTTAAAACGCAAAAAGATTTTAATTTTAAGATTACCACCACTGTTGTCCTTGAGCAGGTTTGTGTTACCAAAATGGAGAATACACATTTACAAAAACTTATACTGGCAGTATTTGGATCAATACCTTGATTTATTGTAACACATCCAATGTGCGTCACAATTAGTGGACTCAAAAATCATTCTCCTATACTCTGCACACTTGCACACCCACTGTCACTCACTGTCACAATGCACTTTCCCACTCCCTCAGTAATCCTCGATTCAGCAGGATCTAGATAAATTAAAAcaattcacacacacgcacgcgcgcataCTGTACCCCGAAATTGACTCGAGACCAATACATTATATTTTATGTATTAAATCTATTATATAAGTAATGCTTCCGTTACAGCGTGTTTACTGTTGAAACATTTGCAAGGTCCACATCTCGGTCTCCTCACCATCTGTTCAcctcacacatgcatacacacgcacgcaggctgCAATTGCTCCTATGTGCGGCAGGAGGAAGCAGAGGACCATTAattgtgtcaaaccaatccgTGCATTAGGTTTTAAATTATGTCGTGTGAAAATAAAAGGTACCAATGTCTCCGGGTTGTAgtaaataatttcattttatttgtggAATTACTTAAATATAGAAAATGTGGCTTCCAAATCTGGTTGAACTCACATAGTACTCTAATAATCCCTGGCCTtacttttaaaaatagaaagaaaatgacACTTATTGACGATTTTATGAAGGTGGTCAGTAATCTCTCTAACATTTTACATTTCATATTCAAGCATTCTTTATTAATGTCTTTATTTGCTTGATATTGTGTACATTTGTGAAATATACTGCATACATTTCGTACAATTCTGCTATTGTGGTCTTGCGACATGAGAAATGACGAACACAAATTGCTTGACATACAGGAAAAGAGGCAAATCTGGGATTATCTGGTTGCCCAAAGCACAATCATACAAACACAGACGcaaccacacacatgcacacacacacaaaacaaaggaATGTGTAATGAAGGACAAAGGTAATGAGGAGAGGACAGGAGGAGACGTGAGGGTGAGCGTTGGTTCATCCTCAATTTCACCTCAAGTGTGTTCAAATCCTGTCGGCTCCACTGTGACATTCTTAGGCTACATTGAAAAGAGCTTGCTGGCAGCTGTTTATTACAATCACATTGCCGTCATATTTCATGTCAGCTGTGATTGTGTTCAAAAGTCAGGCGTGATTGTGTTTATGTAGATTGGAATTGGTTTATATGTCATGTATGATTATTTTTACAGGTTAGGTGTTCATTGGTGTGATTGTTATGACATGTCAGGTACCACTGAGTCAATGACAGGTGTCATAGTGTTCACGTCAAGTAGTGTTCAAGTCGTGTGTAATTGTGGACATGTGTAATGGGGAGGGGTGGTGGGATTATTAATGCAAGGTACGTCATTGTGTTTACGTGACAAGTGTGATTGTGTTTATGTCAGGTGTGATTGTGTTTACATGTCAGGTATGATCTTTGCTTTTTTGGGGGTCATATTTCTATTCTTGCTGTgcctttaatttatttgcagcTCTCCTCCCCTTTAACACACTGAGCCCTTTTCCTATTTAATCCCCAATTGGGGCGGGGGGAGGAgagaagaggaagagagagagggagggagggatggagagaAATGAgcaagagaggaggaggagagatgaAGAGATTCAGATTAGTGAAGCCAAGCTGAATTTCTCTTCTGCCAGCTACTCGTTCTCGTCACATCACTCGGCttcgtaacagaaaataaagaaataaaaaacccgagaaTATCAGATGAAATCGTGAGTGACGAGCAACTGGGGCATCTCGACCAAGCGGACCGGTCCAGTATGcaaagttttgtttgtttgtttgttttgtgaggAGCCATGAAGGGACCAACATGAATGCCTGAAGTGGACCACCAGAAGACATGCAGCACAACCACAAAAGTAAGTTTATCCGTCCGTCCATTCAACCGATCGACTGTCCGACCGACCGCCCGTCTGTCCATCCGTCCATACATCCATATTTTTCTGCTGGTAACATCTGGCATAGTTCGCTGTCAGAAGGTGTTTCAATTCCCAACTCCAACAGAACTTCAACAAAGGAAATAGAGTGGACCATGTTTTGTGCCTCCAATGGTGAGGCAGTTGACTGGAGCTGTGTCCTGCAACAGTGTGTCATCACACTAGCATCAGGGAGTCAGGGACAATGACTCTGGATTTTCAGACATAGTTGGTGGTCTTCCTTTCAAAAAGGATGACAGGGGAGGTGCGCCTGCCTTCCTGTTTGCAttttctccccatgcctgcttGGGTTTCCTTTGGGTACACTGttctcctcccacattccaaaaacctgCATGGCCGGCCGATTGGCCGCTCCAAATTGCTCGTGGGTGTGAGCGTGAATAATTGTGTGtgccttgtgattggctggcaaccagttcagggtgtcccccgcctagtgcccaaagactgctgggataggctccagcgggCCCGCAAACCTAATGaggataaatgaatgaatgtaacGTCAGTATTCATTTTAGCTGCAACATTACCAGCATTACTAACACCAGCATTACGGTCCAGTAATCCagccattttatttgtttacacTGCACTTTTTCGAAGATGACCAAGCTCATGATGTCAATGCTAATGTCAGCATCCTGCTCGCTTACGTCGTCTTACTTGCCAATGTCATTTATGTCCTTGATATCCCCACATGAACATTGACCTCCACATACCTCAGTGAATATGCTTTAATCCTTCCATCCTGC
This region of Syngnathus typhle isolate RoL2023-S1 ecotype Sweden linkage group LG2, RoL_Styp_1.0, whole genome shotgun sequence genomic DNA includes:
- the magixa gene encoding membrane-associated guanylate kinase, WW and PDZ domain-containing protein 3, with translation MSKNTVKKLHWRSKVQEGFVPLGGSSGELGLAIGGGADYGEFPFVTVAPGGGATVGDIILEIGGTPVLGMTLGDVRGVLNSCPHPIRIKTVSPGASLCKDLRLYLSKCFTPTSMDSQLQQLIRENLYLRAVPCTTRQPRDGEISGVDYNFVSIEEFFSLEESGALLESGKFKGNYYGTPRPVHISPDSPPITYQEHRNLLRNFRTRSKSLSNLEKTVEEDNSEEDSGLSGGSAGAPPTKLPASQSWGESLAGNGERMANGGRAGRGRVPMADTWEMTYGSVADTFYTNHLSKSRQDLRAQIKDTTSCSSELPEFTDQPSQLQGFSVHTRLSKGPRGFGFNIVGGSRAREFLQVYSITPGGPPTLHQADILVYINDACVLGRSHKEVVEMLKSVPMGQSVDVVLRRGYPMLYNPDGCPKHTLDTPQTPPDNRQRGPLTYSHMQDVTGSGSGLCQASPSYSVEPLTNGLAGPPTPTSSEPLVAHPPPPSERMSTNHSDSDGGTQRSSVIGYSSNTLPTRSSTSSLLHRQSSKSSESDLSTSTIPIASSSKLCESSPPGAPVQRPPMPQTCLPPTPPREISTCGFNGCPANHQVPPQHLLGNTGLVLPLPGTGYFPPGELVPVALERCEGAGLGFSITAGGPGGQLAVVRRVWDRRQCPSLQSGDIVVKINGADVQNLNFSQVQKILQDHSKQGNVVLLVHRRASVSASVVTPNLYKPLPSPHGLTSPPSHPSTSTDLPSPSSRALLGGVPPLSQAGLAMEPPLEGHLQAAGTPPSQTPNGPPTSGLIQSTSFLDSVPVTLTLEPRDLQGMEENAGGPIRGTIAKDSKEGKKVEVELIRRPGEGFGFVISSQDLNQSRNGAPSQSLMSHRFVTVRRGSPAARSGLIQPGDQLEAVEGRAVASLHHRDLAQILRRAGNTLKLSVTPRAQSEGAADVEIDKHFTKGCRGRAKSESRFYRVDLERGPTGFGFSLRGGSEYNMGLYVLGLMDGGPAQCSNKIQVSDQLVEINGDSTAGMTHSQAVEQIRRGGHRIHLVLKKGNGYVPDYGPDDESSSPSSHMEEQEARTVAMTTTSNSPQRKKLAGGAKPRPRRGGSGGEGGPSDLDLDLVEEEARRRRKVREEERKRRREQSRTTREETTKKEEEEDAKHSESWPAPQQAPFSFLMPRDECPSDSQSDDSRLGASPSGASQSGASLSSDWIRAGPRQEHDQNLPWLEPSPQKLTKVLIGSRLSRRGLLGGLTL